One Nostoc punctiforme PCC 73102 DNA window includes the following coding sequences:
- the dndC gene encoding DNA phosphorothioation system sulfurtransferase DndC, which produces MTTAQQTENKGQQTRTVAELVEDIKALTTEIQELYCLDQIPWVLGVSWGKDSSTVLQLVWNAIAALPPEKRTKTVYVITTDTQVENPVVSAWVRKSLQNLKIAAKEQGMPIDPHLLQPVIQDTFWVNLIGKGYPAPRNQFRWCTPRLKINPANQFIREIVRANGETILVLGTRKAESSKRAATMKKHQVDRVRDRLSPNASLPNSLIYTPIEDWSNNDVWIYLNQWNNPWGQSNKELFTMYRGATADNECPLVVDTSTPSCGDSRFGCWVCTLVSKDKSMEAMIQNDEEKEWMQPLLDIRNELDIKDDRDKRDFRRIWGEVQLFERNKDGKISVDPIPGPYTKYWREYWLKRLLEAQIKTRRTAPENMRDITLITLEEMSEIRRIWLEDKHEFDDSLPRIYQEVTGEEFQDPRPGADYSLLGRDEWIVLEEICEGDAMHLELMAKLLDTERQYRKKTRRVGIYETLEKCFNTSSRSPEDAIKNARLKRELSEAVSQGDVAKVKQMTLGDVAAINEVDEGQSESDEEVTWASMKFKKENSEE; this is translated from the coding sequence ATGACTACAGCACAACAAACAGAAAATAAAGGTCAGCAGACACGTACTGTAGCAGAGTTAGTGGAAGATATCAAAGCTCTCACTACTGAAATTCAAGAATTGTATTGTTTGGATCAGATACCTTGGGTTTTAGGTGTGTCTTGGGGAAAAGACTCTAGCACAGTATTGCAGCTTGTGTGGAATGCGATCGCTGCTCTTCCTCCAGAAAAAAGAACTAAAACGGTTTATGTAATTACAACCGATACTCAGGTAGAAAATCCTGTAGTGTCTGCTTGGGTTCGCAAATCCTTGCAGAATCTCAAGATAGCTGCAAAAGAACAGGGGATGCCAATCGATCCACATTTACTACAACCAGTAATTCAAGACACATTTTGGGTAAATCTTATTGGTAAAGGATATCCAGCACCTCGTAACCAGTTTCGCTGGTGTACACCACGTTTAAAAATTAATCCTGCTAATCAATTCATCCGTGAAATAGTTAGAGCTAACGGTGAAACAATTCTTGTATTGGGTACTCGCAAAGCAGAAAGCTCAAAACGTGCCGCCACAATGAAAAAGCATCAGGTTGATAGAGTACGAGATCGCCTGAGTCCTAATGCCAGCTTACCCAACTCCTTAATCTATACCCCTATTGAAGATTGGAGTAATAACGATGTCTGGATATATCTAAATCAGTGGAATAATCCTTGGGGACAAAGCAATAAAGAATTATTCACGATGTATCGAGGTGCAACAGCTGATAATGAATGTCCACTAGTTGTTGATACTTCTACTCCTAGCTGTGGTGATTCCCGATTTGGCTGTTGGGTTTGCACACTAGTGAGTAAAGATAAATCAATGGAAGCAATGATCCAAAATGATGAAGAAAAAGAATGGATGCAGCCATTATTAGATATCCGTAACGAGCTAGATATTAAAGATGACCGAGACAAAAGAGATTTTAGAAGAATTTGGGGTGAGGTACAACTTTTTGAGCGTAACAAAGATGGGAAGATATCTGTTGATCCAATACCTGGGCCTTATACAAAATATTGGCGCGAATATTGGCTTAAACGATTATTAGAAGCGCAAATAAAAACACGTCGGACAGCGCCAGAAAATATGCGCGACATCACTCTAATTACTCTAGAAGAAATGAGCGAAATTCGCCGCATTTGGCTAGAAGATAAACACGAATTTGATGATAGCTTACCCCGGATTTATCAAGAAGTGACTGGAGAAGAATTTCAAGATCCTCGTCCTGGCGCTGACTATAGCCTACTAGGTCGTGATGAATGGATAGTATTAGAAGAAATCTGTGAAGGTGACGCGATGCACTTGGAACTCATGGCGAAATTGTTAGATACAGAACGCCAGTATCGCAAAAAGACTCGTCGTGTGGGAATATATGAAACTTTAGAAAAATGCTTTAATACGAGTTCCCGTTCTCCAGAAGATGCGATTAAAAATGCTCGTTTGAAACGCGAATTAAGCGAAGCAGTTAGTCAAGGTGACGTTGCAAAAGTCAAGCAGATGACTTTAGGCGATGTTGCAGCAATCAATGAAGTAGATGAAGGTCAAAGTGAAAGTGATGAAGAGGTAACTTGGGCAAGTATGAAATTTAAAAAGGAAAATTCAGAAGAATAG
- the dndD gene encoding DNA sulfur modification protein DndD has protein sequence MIFLELVLQNFGPYSGKQVINLNPKIDEETSHPIILLGGMNGGGKTTLMDAIRLALYGARAQCSTRGNLSYSDFLNQCVNNKIDPVADTRIELLFEHIENDKPIKYRVVRSWTKNPKDGKDTLGILGDSDTWPDALVNIWDEYIENLLPLGISNLFLFDGEQVKELAEQETPPPVVVDAIRGLLGLELADRLAVDLDILVNRKLKEVGNSKDLANLEEIETRLTQQQEDYQTTGEKLETLKNQVEELEQKQQEAFDKFISEGGKIAAERNQLELQQDTKTAEIEQVRQSMCELAADVLPLALIPNLLNQVQTQGEKEFRHQQVQISKDLLLKRDQRLLAWLNQVEISPIQVEKIQSFLIQDVDSLYAKTIQIEAAWLLADDESLSQLDNLIYHLQNSKISAKEKLAILKNKGEEIHTLERQVQTAAAPEDYTKLRQALETAQNQVVEAKANYETIRRRLAELETVIAKSKRELSDYTVENIKHKNSEHIITSAAKVQETLKTFREKLTLRKLNKLEEEVKNCFLYLLHKSDLVHRITIDTKTFSLLLYDLNGKPVPKHRLSAGEKQLLAIAFLWGLAKVSGHRLPVAIDTPLGRLDSSHRSNLVERYFPSASHQVILLSTDTEIGKKEVETLRENEAIAREYLLKYDSTTRQTTIQPGYFW, from the coding sequence ATGATATTTCTTGAACTCGTTCTACAAAACTTTGGCCCGTATAGCGGAAAACAAGTAATCAACCTTAACCCAAAAATTGATGAGGAAACCTCACACCCAATTATTCTCTTAGGTGGGATGAATGGCGGCGGAAAAACTACCCTTATGGATGCCATTCGTCTCGCTCTTTATGGCGCTCGTGCCCAATGTTCTACCCGTGGTAATTTAAGTTATAGCGATTTTCTCAACCAATGTGTTAACAACAAAATTGATCCAGTTGCAGACACCCGGATTGAATTACTTTTTGAACATATTGAAAACGATAAACCAATAAAATACCGTGTTGTGCGTAGTTGGACAAAAAATCCTAAAGATGGTAAAGATACATTAGGTATTTTAGGTGACAGTGATACATGGCCCGATGCTTTAGTTAATATCTGGGATGAATATATTGAAAATCTCCTGCCATTAGGAATTTCTAACTTATTTCTCTTTGATGGTGAACAAGTTAAAGAACTCGCAGAACAGGAAACACCACCACCAGTTGTAGTAGACGCAATTCGCGGACTTTTAGGTTTAGAGTTAGCAGATCGTTTAGCAGTTGATTTAGATATCTTAGTTAACCGTAAACTGAAAGAAGTTGGTAATAGTAAAGATTTAGCAAACCTAGAAGAAATTGAAACTAGGTTAACCCAACAGCAAGAAGATTATCAAACAACAGGAGAAAAATTAGAAACTCTCAAAAATCAGGTAGAAGAGTTAGAACAAAAGCAGCAAGAAGCCTTTGATAAATTCATTTCTGAAGGTGGGAAGATTGCTGCAGAACGCAATCAGCTAGAACTACAACAGGATACAAAAACTGCGGAAATTGAACAAGTACGTCAGTCAATGTGTGAATTGGCGGCTGATGTTTTACCTTTGGCATTAATTCCCAATTTGCTTAATCAGGTGCAGACACAGGGCGAAAAAGAATTTCGCCATCAACAGGTACAAATCTCCAAGGATTTGTTACTTAAACGAGATCAGCGCTTACTCGCTTGGCTAAATCAAGTAGAAATTTCTCCGATACAAGTTGAAAAAATCCAATCATTTTTAATCCAAGATGTAGATAGTTTATATGCAAAGACTATCCAGATAGAAGCAGCTTGGCTATTAGCCGATGATGAAAGTTTAAGTCAGCTAGATAACCTTATATATCATTTACAAAATTCTAAAATTTCTGCAAAAGAGAAATTAGCTATTCTCAAAAATAAAGGAGAAGAAATTCATACTTTAGAAAGACAAGTGCAAACAGCAGCAGCACCAGAAGATTATACAAAGCTGCGTCAAGCATTAGAAACGGCACAAAATCAAGTTGTTGAAGCTAAAGCAAATTATGAAACAATCCGCCGCCGTTTAGCTGAATTAGAAACTGTTATTGCTAAGTCAAAGAGAGAATTAAGTGATTATACCGTAGAAAATATTAAACATAAAAATAGCGAACATATTATTACCTCAGCAGCGAAAGTTCAAGAAACACTCAAGACTTTTCGGGAAAAATTAACTCTGCGAAAACTCAATAAATTAGAGGAGGAAGTTAAAAATTGCTTCCTTTATCTCCTGCACAAATCAGATTTAGTGCATCGTATCACTATTGATACCAAGACCTTTAGCCTTTTGCTTTATGATTTAAATGGTAAACCTGTACCTAAACATCGCCTCTCTGCTGGGGAAAAACAACTACTTGCGATCGCATTCCTTTGGGGTTTAGCCAAAGTCTCTGGACACCGCCTACCAGTAGCAATCGATACGCCACTAGGTAGACTAGACTCCTCTCACCGCAGTAATTTAGTTGAACGTTACTTTCCATCCGCCAGTCACCAAGTAATTTTGCTATCTACGGATACGGAGATTGGCAAGAAAGAAGTGGAAACACTGCGAGAAAATGAAGCGATCGCCCGTGAATATCTGCTCAAATATGACTCTACCACCCGCCAAACTACCATACAACCAGGATATTTTTGGTAA
- the dndE gene encoding DNA sulfur modification protein DndE, translated as MESPIERIKLSQTAKDQLTKLKRSTKIDQWNILCRWAFCRSLAEATTPSPVPIPQDSNVEMSWRVFGGEMSDILLLALKQRCHNDGYPTDKETLATQFRLHLHRGIGYLAGDPNIKKIEDLIELAVKN; from the coding sequence ATGGAATCACCAATAGAAAGAATTAAACTCTCCCAAACAGCCAAAGATCAACTTACCAAACTTAAGCGCAGCACTAAAATCGACCAATGGAATATTTTATGCCGTTGGGCGTTTTGTCGTTCCCTCGCGGAAGCAACCACACCTTCCCCCGTCCCAATTCCCCAGGATAGCAACGTCGAAATGAGTTGGCGCGTTTTTGGTGGCGAAATGTCTGATATACTCCTTCTCGCCCTCAAGCAACGCTGTCACAATGACGGCTATCCCACCGACAAAGAAACCCTCGCCACCCAGTTCCGCCTGCATTTGCATCGCGGTATTGGCTATTTAGCAGGCGATCCAAATATCAAGAAAATTGAAGATTTAATTGAACTAGCGGTTAAAAATTGA
- a CDS encoding DNA phosphorothioation-associated putative methyltransferase — MPEALEIERHRAAIARIDISRPVRLAIEGSILNQDTTFFDYGCGYGGDVQRVKNLGYTSAGWDPYYYPDVPRTPADVVNLGYVLNVIEDSEERRQSLIQAWELTGKVLIVAAQILINAPSKTQFAYNDGIVTRRNTFQKYYEQQELKTYIDEVLNVDAVPIALGVYFVFRDEAEKESYKAIRFFSVTSTPRVRIPTKRFEDYQEQLQPLMAFFTKRGRLPVKGELENEQELLSEFGNFRRAFGVVLQATDEAEWDAIAYRRSLDIQVYLALTHFDKRPAWQKLAPEMRHDIKAFFSSYEEACQVADQKLFSLGKPGVIQNACEKSKIGKHTRGALYVHVSALAALDPVLRICEGCASRTIGRVDEATLIKYHTDKPQISYLSYPEFDTDPHPALKASIGIDLKTLFVTHRDYETRANPPILHRKETFVTSNYPRYEEFAKLTQQEQQLGLLNSKSDIGTREGWEKCLAAHRVEIRGHQVYSIKEN, encoded by the coding sequence ATGCCTGAAGCGCTAGAAATTGAGCGTCATAGAGCTGCGATCGCTCGCATTGATATATCTCGCCCTGTACGATTGGCTATAGAAGGGTCAATCCTCAATCAAGACACCACTTTTTTTGACTACGGTTGCGGCTACGGTGGTGATGTGCAGCGAGTAAAAAACTTAGGCTACACCAGTGCAGGCTGGGACCCTTACTACTATCCTGATGTGCCACGCACCCCCGCCGATGTAGTCAATCTAGGTTACGTCCTCAACGTTATTGAAGACTCAGAAGAACGCCGTCAAAGCCTGATCCAAGCCTGGGAACTCACTGGGAAAGTTTTAATTGTCGCGGCTCAAATACTGATTAACGCTCCCAGCAAAACCCAGTTTGCTTACAATGATGGCATTGTGACGCGCCGCAATACTTTTCAGAAATATTACGAACAACAAGAACTCAAAACTTATATTGATGAAGTCTTAAATGTAGATGCAGTACCGATCGCACTAGGCGTTTACTTTGTTTTTCGAGATGAAGCTGAAAAAGAAAGCTACAAAGCTATCCGCTTCTTTTCTGTGACTTCTACACCGCGAGTTCGCATTCCCACCAAGCGGTTTGAAGACTATCAAGAACAGCTGCAACCCTTAATGGCTTTTTTTACCAAGCGCGGTAGACTACCTGTGAAAGGCGAATTGGAAAATGAACAGGAATTACTGAGCGAATTTGGTAACTTCCGCCGCGCCTTTGGTGTAGTTTTGCAAGCTACTGATGAGGCTGAATGGGATGCGATCGCTTATCGTCGTTCTCTTGATATCCAAGTTTATCTCGCCCTGACTCACTTTGATAAACGTCCTGCATGGCAAAAGTTAGCGCCAGAAATGCGTCACGATATCAAAGCCTTTTTTAGTAGTTATGAAGAAGCTTGTCAAGTAGCCGATCAAAAGCTTTTCAGCTTAGGCAAACCTGGGGTGATTCAAAATGCTTGTGAAAAAAGCAAAATTGGTAAACATACGCGTGGTGCGCTTTACGTCCATGTTTCCGCACTAGCAGCACTTGACCCAGTACTACGAATTTGTGAAGGTTGCGCTAGCCGTACTATTGGACGTGTCGATGAAGCCACATTAATTAAATATCACACCGATAAGCCGCAAATCTCCTATCTGTCTTACCCCGAATTCGATACCGATCCTCATCCCGCGTTAAAAGCCAGCATCGGTATTGATTTAAAAACCTTATTTGTCACTCATCGAGACTACGAAACTAGAGCAAATCCGCCGATTTTGCACCGTAAGGAAACATTTGTTACCAGCAACTACCCACGCTACGAAGAATTTGCTAAACTCACCCAACAAGAACAGCAATTAGGATTACTCAATAGCAAAAGCGACATTGGTACGCGTGAAGGTTGGGAAAAATGCCTTGCTGCACACAGAGTAGAGATCAGGGGGCATCAAGTTTATTCCATTAAGGAAAATTAA
- a CDS encoding AmpG family muropeptide MFS transporter, with protein MQVNKSLLRIFGSQKMGALLFLGFSSGLPLYLTSQTLQAWLTKEGISLAAIAAFSLVKLPYSLKFLWSPLLDRFVPPFLGRRRGWLVITQVALLLSIAVMALQHPSQGLQPLIIAAVAVAFFSASQDILVDAYRTDVVEVEERGAGASIYLLGYRVAILVTGYVTLFLADRMPWQAVYLLMSLLMLVGLVSSIFAPEPVLRDRPPQTLGAAVKLPFIEFFQRHGWLQGLLILIFIVIYKLGDSLLKNVSTPFLLDKGLHFTQTDIAFPGALGIFATIVGTLAAGAIITKIGVNRSLWIFAILQAVGNLAFFALAVVGKNFYLMLAAVNIEQFCAGLETAAFVAFLMSLCNQSFSATQYALLSSLQAFSRDILTAPAGTWAQATGWSTFFLLTAIAALPGLLLLPFFAPWNPKPVVVLSRPGLDD; from the coding sequence GTGCAAGTAAATAAATCGCTGCTACGAATTTTTGGCAGCCAGAAGATGGGAGCTTTGTTATTTCTTGGCTTCTCATCAGGGTTGCCGTTATATTTAACCAGTCAGACATTACAAGCCTGGTTGACCAAAGAAGGAATTAGCTTGGCAGCGATCGCCGCTTTTAGTTTAGTAAAGCTGCCCTATTCTTTAAAATTTCTCTGGTCGCCTTTACTAGATAGATTTGTACCACCTTTTTTGGGGCGACGCAGAGGTTGGCTGGTAATTACACAAGTAGCATTACTGTTAAGTATAGCTGTAATGGCTCTACAACACCCATCCCAAGGGCTACAACCTTTAATAATTGCTGCTGTAGCCGTTGCCTTTTTTAGCGCCAGCCAAGACATTTTAGTTGATGCTTACCGCACTGATGTCGTGGAAGTAGAAGAAAGAGGTGCTGGAGCATCTATTTACTTATTGGGTTATCGTGTTGCCATTCTAGTAACCGGTTATGTCACCCTATTTTTGGCAGATAGGATGCCTTGGCAAGCTGTTTACTTGTTGATGTCGCTGTTGATGCTCGTGGGCTTAGTAAGTTCTATTTTTGCACCAGAACCAGTCCTACGCGATCGCCCGCCTCAGACTTTAGGAGCTGCCGTCAAATTACCCTTCATTGAATTTTTCCAGCGTCATGGCTGGTTACAAGGACTTTTAATCCTGATATTCATTGTGATTTACAAATTAGGAGATTCTTTACTAAAGAATGTATCCACCCCATTTTTGTTAGATAAAGGCTTACATTTCACTCAAACCGACATCGCATTTCCTGGTGCATTGGGAATTTTCGCCACTATTGTTGGCACTTTGGCAGCAGGAGCAATAATCACCAAAATTGGTGTTAATCGATCGCTCTGGATATTTGCCATCCTGCAAGCTGTCGGCAACTTAGCTTTCTTTGCGTTGGCAGTAGTCGGTAAAAACTTCTATCTAATGTTAGCTGCCGTTAATATAGAACAATTCTGTGCTGGTTTAGAAACTGCTGCTTTTGTAGCATTTTTGATGAGTCTTTGTAACCAAAGCTTTTCAGCTACACAGTACGCCTTACTTTCGAGTTTACAAGCTTTTAGTAGAGATATTCTCACAGCTCCAGCAGGTACATGGGCGCAAGCCACCGGCTGGTCTACATTCTTTTTACTCACAGCAATAGCTGCTTTGCCAGGATTACTATTATTGCCATTCTTTGCACCTTGGAATCCAAAGCCAGTGGTAGTATTATCCAGACCAGGATTAGACGACTAA
- a CDS encoding GNAT family N-acetyltransferase: MIRRGSTLDRALLLKFMQRTYQDLFPNEDFSHLEQTVKQYFSSDTPLWWVEEEGEQGSRGAGEQGNNKKFLSSAPHPSIACLWVGNAIDQVQGNRHAHIFILYVVPEHRRRGIGTALMRYVENWAIQRGDRQIGLQVFQSNKPALNLYNQLGYQTQSLWMVKFLSAEK; the protein is encoded by the coding sequence ATGATTCGCCGTGGTTCCACATTGGATCGAGCGCTACTGCTTAAATTCATGCAGCGAACTTACCAGGATCTTTTTCCCAATGAGGATTTTTCTCACCTAGAGCAAACAGTTAAGCAATACTTTTCCAGCGATACGCCCTTGTGGTGGGTAGAAGAGGAGGGGGAGCAGGGGAGCAGGGGAGCAGGGGAGCAAGGGAATAATAAAAAATTTCTCTCCTCTGCCCCCCATCCCTCCATCGCCTGCCTTTGGGTGGGTAACGCCATAGATCAAGTGCAGGGTAATCGTCATGCTCACATCTTTATTCTCTACGTTGTGCCAGAACATCGGCGGCGAGGTATTGGCACAGCCTTGATGCGATATGTGGAAAATTGGGCTATTCAAAGAGGCGATCGCCAGATAGGATTACAAGTGTTTCAATCAAACAAACCCGCATTAAATCTTTACAATCAGTTAGGTTATCAAACCCAATCCCTGTGGATGGTAAAATTCCTGAGTGCAGAAAAATAA
- a CDS encoding HEAT repeat domain-containing protein, giving the protein MYDEDDLSLLDIEEELESPLDKIEPLTAESEVVKPDPEVMLALLENPQPQQRMLAARAFCDIEDARATPHLIRLLSDVCPLVRVSASYGLGRNPSSEAVSPLIAQLKSDWNGYVRKGVVWALGNCRDRRSLPPLADALRTDISAVRLWAASALAQMAEVGYEAVIGAIPPLIEALVKDPVAAVRSNSAWAIGQLCRELPSNVVYATAIDALIQAFAEDQDLGVREDAKASLLGVGDPRGLQLIETLEQEGWF; this is encoded by the coding sequence ATGTATGACGAAGACGATCTAAGCCTACTCGATATTGAGGAGGAGCTAGAAAGCCCCCTAGATAAAATAGAGCCGCTAACTGCCGAATCAGAGGTGGTAAAGCCCGATCCCGAAGTGATGCTAGCCCTCCTAGAAAATCCCCAGCCCCAGCAAAGAATGTTAGCGGCGCGTGCTTTTTGTGATATTGAAGATGCACGTGCTACACCCCATTTGATTCGCCTGTTAAGTGATGTCTGTCCCTTAGTCAGGGTAAGCGCATCTTATGGACTCGGACGCAATCCCAGTTCAGAAGCAGTAAGTCCATTAATTGCTCAACTAAAGAGTGATTGGAATGGCTATGTGCGTAAAGGCGTTGTTTGGGCTTTAGGAAACTGTCGCGATCGCCGTTCTTTACCACCCCTAGCAGATGCCCTAAGAACTGACATTTCCGCAGTGCGTTTGTGGGCTGCTAGTGCCTTAGCACAGATGGCAGAAGTGGGTTATGAAGCGGTTATAGGGGCAATACCACCATTAATTGAAGCCTTAGTCAAAGATCCCGTGGCAGCCGTGCGGAGTAACAGTGCTTGGGCAATTGGTCAACTGTGCCGCGAACTACCTTCTAATGTAGTTTACGCCACAGCGATCGATGCTCTAATTCAAGCCTTTGCCGAAGACCAAGATTTGGGTGTCCGAGAAGACGCGAAAGCCTCACTGTTAGGAGTAGGCGATCCCCGTGGCTTACAGCTGATTGAAACCCTCGAACAAGAAGGGTGGTTTTGA
- a CDS encoding phosphomannose isomerase type II C-terminal cupin domain, with amino-acid sequence MTPNENNTQSNINELPPHSGTRYWGEVEVIEEGDTYRISRVEIKPRHGIKPQIHYHRNEHWVVVSGVAKVTCGDAEILLNRNESTYVPAATLHKVENPGHIPLVILEIQNGEYLGEDDTERPYDLNLVKSVTEG; translated from the coding sequence ATGACTCCCAACGAAAATAATACTCAGTCAAATATCAACGAATTGCCTCCACATTCAGGCACACGATACTGGGGTGAGGTGGAGGTGATCGAGGAGGGAGATACCTATAGAATTAGCCGTGTTGAAATCAAGCCCAGACACGGCATTAAACCACAAATCCATTATCACCGCAACGAACATTGGGTTGTAGTCTCTGGTGTAGCTAAGGTGACTTGTGGCGATGCGGAAATATTACTGAATCGAAATGAGTCAACTTATGTTCCCGCAGCAACCCTACATAAGGTAGAAAATCCTGGGCACATACCGCTAGTTATTCTGGAAATTCAAAATGGTGAGTATTTGGGCGAAGATGATACTGAGCGCCCTTATGACTTAAATTTGGTCAAATCTGTAACTGAAGGTTAG
- a CDS encoding PQQ-dependent sugar dehydrogenase, with protein MKVFARFLLPVFLLTLAAACNQTRASSDNPTPQISVPSAQLTQNPTQLKNTIRTEAFSPTPIRINLKNLPAPFATESASKRPEVVPIPQNPVLRVPAGFTVNVFAEGLDAPRWLALTPSGDVLVTETGQNRIRLLRDSNSDGVADVRETFASGDNGLNRPFGMAFADNSFFLGNTDAVVRFPYTQGQNKITGKGEKIADLPSQGYNNHWTRNVVVSPDRNKLYVSVGSGTNVDEEPLPRASIQVMNLDGSQQQTFASGLRNPVGLDFHPITKELYATVNERDGIGDDLVPDYLTRVKQGAFYGWPYAYLTPNNLDPRQKTDGKSKRPELAARTQTPDVLFQAHSAALGLQFYDGKTFPEKYRNGAFAAFRGSWNRDRGTGYKIVFVPFDAKGRSLGYYEDFLTGFLLNPSVPTTWGRPVGLLVLPDGSLLLTEEANNRIYRIQYTGG; from the coding sequence ATGAAAGTTTTTGCGCGTTTCTTGCTACCAGTTTTTTTACTGACTTTGGCAGCAGCGTGTAACCAGACTCGCGCTTCGTCAGATAATCCCACACCACAAATATCTGTACCTTCTGCCCAACTGACACAGAATCCTACACAGCTAAAAAATACTATCCGAACTGAAGCATTTTCACCTACGCCTATTCGTATCAATCTGAAGAATTTACCAGCACCCTTTGCAACAGAAAGTGCTTCCAAGCGGCCTGAAGTTGTGCCTATTCCTCAAAATCCGGTGTTGCGCGTACCAGCAGGCTTTACAGTTAATGTTTTTGCTGAAGGTTTAGATGCTCCACGCTGGCTAGCTTTAACTCCTAGTGGTGATGTCCTGGTGACTGAAACTGGCCAAAACCGCATTCGTTTGTTACGTGACAGCAACAGTGACGGCGTAGCTGATGTTCGGGAAACCTTTGCTAGTGGGGATAACGGACTCAATAGACCCTTTGGTATGGCTTTTGCAGATAATTCCTTTTTTCTGGGGAACACAGATGCCGTGGTGCGTTTTCCCTATACTCAAGGTCAAAACAAGATTACAGGTAAAGGAGAAAAAATCGCCGACTTGCCTTCTCAAGGTTATAACAACCATTGGACGCGCAATGTTGTTGTCTCGCCCGATCGCAATAAATTATATGTCTCAGTTGGTTCAGGAACCAATGTAGATGAAGAACCCCTACCACGGGCTTCGATACAGGTAATGAATTTAGATGGTTCCCAGCAACAAACTTTCGCTTCCGGCTTGCGTAACCCTGTTGGTTTGGATTTTCATCCTATAACTAAGGAACTTTACGCCACTGTCAACGAACGCGATGGAATCGGTGATGACTTGGTTCCAGACTATCTGACACGCGTTAAACAGGGGGCATTTTACGGCTGGCCTTATGCTTATCTGACACCAAATAACCTCGATCCGCGTCAAAAAACGGATGGCAAAAGCAAACGCCCCGAATTAGCAGCCCGTACCCAAACGCCAGATGTGCTGTTCCAAGCGCATTCAGCAGCATTGGGTTTGCAGTTTTATGATGGTAAGACGTTTCCAGAAAAATACCGTAACGGTGCTTTTGCTGCTTTTCGTGGTTCTTGGAATCGCGATCGCGGCACTGGTTATAAAATTGTATTTGTTCCCTTCGATGCTAAAGGGCGATCGCTTGGCTACTACGAAGACTTTCTCACAGGCTTTTTACTAAATCCTTCTGTACCAACCACTTGGGGAAGACCTGTAGGTTTACTCGTGCTGCCAGATGGCAGTTTACTACTAACAGAAGAAGCCAATAATCGGATTTATCGGATTCAGTATACGGGGGGATGA